CCGCTCCAGCGTGCGCATGACGGCGTGCTCGAGCATGGCGCCGTGTATCTTGCCCGCCTGGACGAGGCGCGGGCCCTCGTTCAGCAGAATGTCCTCGATGTTGCGGAATTGGCCGGGCGCGGTGGACGTATCGATCGTGTAGATGCAAGGGTCGGGGCGGTCTCGCGCGGATTGCGCCGGGACGACGCGGTTGACGGTCAAGCACATGACCGGGCCCGTTTCACTGCCGCCGCAGGCCGTCTGGCGGATGATCGCGACCAGGATATCGTCTATCGACGCGTCCGGGCCGATCGCGGATTGCGGCGTGCCGCGCCGCAGTCCGCCGCTTTCGCTGCGATAGATGCGCATGGGGACCGGCCGCCGGGACGCCGCTTCCAGGGTATGGCGAATCGTGTTCGCGGTGAAGTTCCGCCGTGCCGGGGCGGTGCGCGCTAGCACTTCGTAGATGCCGTTCATCAATAGCCTGGCGTCGGCCGCGCGCAGCGCGATGCCGGCGTTCTGCGTGGCGGTTTTCAAGGCCTGCGCTGCCAGCGGCGTGACGCGCGCCGCGCTTTTCAGCAGCCGCGCCGCCGAGAACACGGGCAGGACGAAATCCGCCAGTTCGCGCGCGCCACCCAGCATCAGCACCCTGACGTGGAACTGCCGCATGATGGACTGCATGCCCACCTTGATCATGGCCTTGACGCCCTGAGAGGCCACGGTGCGCATCGAAGCCTGGGCCGCAACGACGCCGGCGCTGCCGCCGCCGGCGGTCAGGGCGATGCCCGCCACCGTGATCGCCAACGCGGCAGCGTCCCAGGCGACGTCGCCGGCCTGCAACCGGTAGCCCGGATCCCACTTCAGGTTGTGATGCAGCCCATAGAAGGGAATCAGCACGCGCAGCACGCTTTCGGTGCGGGAAGGAAGATAGTTGTCCGCCTTCCATTGCTCGATCGCGGCGAGGACGGCCTTGCGCCGCTGGGCCACGATATGGCCGCGCAGGAGGATCGGGTCGCACGGCCTATACGAGACGGTATATTCCTTCCCGGACGATTCCCCGTGGCCTGCAGGCTGTGGCGATCGCAGGCCCAGGCTTTGCAGCAATGCCGTCGCGTTCAGCCGTCCGGCGCGGTCCACCATGTCGGGCGGCAGCTTTGCCATCCTGCCCGCGGCATCGATATGCAGGAATTCGCCGTCCGGCATTTCCGCAATATAGGATTCCCCCAAGGACCGGCCCAGCGCGGTAAGTACCCAGCCGGAAGGCAGTAGATGCGCGCCGGCCGGATACGCGGTCAGGCTTGCGATATGCCACATGCGTGCGGGCCGCTCTTCCAGCCGCAGGCTTGGGATGCCCGCGGCGAGCGCGTCGCCGATGGCGCCCAGCTTGCTGAAATGATCCAGGTGGGTATCCACATAGTCGGCGAACTGCCGGTAATAGCGGGTGCGAACCTCCGGGGTTTCCAGGAACCGATCGATCAGCCTGTCGAGCGGGACAGGCCCCGGCGCCGGCTGCGTTGCGATGGCGATGGACTGGCCGGTGCGGGCGCGCTCCAGCACATATGTCCGCGCGACATCGCGCCGCGTATGAAAGACAGGCGGCTCCGGCGGGTCCAAGGCCATCGACCACATATCCAGGTAGGCCTGCAACCGGGTCTCTTCATCCAGCGACGATGGCGCGCCGTTGGCCGCGGCCCAGGCGTCGGCCTCGGCGCGCCACAGCAATAGCGAGGCCGCCTGCGCGTCGGCGTTCCCGGGGTTCGCCACCGCTTTCTGGTGGACATCGTTGGCCGCGACCAGCAGCACGTCGTCGTCATCGCCCGCCTCGTCCTGCAGGATGGCGCGTGCCCCGGCGATGCGGGCACCCAGCAGGGAGTCCCGGCCGGGCCTGGCCGTCAGCGCGGGCTCCAGGCAGTGGTCCGAGGGCGGCGGAGCCGTCGCGGGATCGTCGGTGGGACGGGGCGGCTCTGTCGCGGCGCCGGCCGTCGCCGTGAGGGTCGCCGGCATGGCGTCGCGCCGGTGACGCGCCTCGTCGCGGGCGACGCCAGGTCGCGTATCCGCATGTGTGGCAAATGCTAGCGCGGCATCGATGTAAAGGGGCGGCCGCGCGGGGGTGGGGATAGGGAAGATCGCTGTGTCTTGGGGGCCGCGGTACATGCCGCGCCCGTTGGCGAGAAGAGTGTCATCGTGTCCGGGAAAGCGCCGCGCTGCTGTTCCCGGGCGTGGCGTGGGTTATTGCGATGGGAAGCGCGTTAGTAACGACTCGCTCTCATTCGTCCGCGACGAGGCATGGCCTGCGGTGCCGCTCCTCGCGTACCGCACGGCCGGCGGCGCGTTTCCCGCCCTTAACAGGCGCAGGCCGTTGGCCACCACCAGCAGGCTGGTCCCCACATCGGCGAAGACGGCCATCCACAAGGTCGCCAGGCCGCTCAGGGCCAGCACCAGAAACACCGCCTTGATACCCAGGGCGAGCACGATGTTCTGCACCAGCACCCGATGCGTGGCACGGGACAGGGCGACGAATTCGGCGACCTTGCGCGGGTCGTCGTCCATCAGGGCCACGTCCGCGGTCTCGATTGCCGTGCCCGTACCGGCCGCGCCCATGGCGAAACCGATGTCCGCGCGCGCCAGCGCCGGCGCATCGTTGATGCCGTCGCCCGCCATGCCGACAAGGCCGTCGCGCATGCGCGATTCCAGCGCGGCCAGCTTGTCCTCGGGCAACTGATCGCCACGCGCGTCGGCGATGTCCAACTGGCCGGCCACGGCACGCACCGCGGCCGTGTTGTCGCCGCTCAGCATCAGCGTGCGCACGCCCAGGCGATGCAGCATGCCGATGGCCGCGCGGCTTTCGGGCCGCACGGTATCGGCCACCGCGGCCACGGCGATCGCGCCATCGTCGCCGCACAGCACGACGGCGGTCTTGCCCTGCGCTTCCAGGGCATCCAGTACCTGCGTCAAGGCCGGCGTTTCCCAGCCCTGTTCGTTCATCAGCCGGCGATTGCCAAGGTGATAGCGGGTGCCATCGATGCGGCCGCGTACGCCGCGGCCGGGCAGGGCGGCGAAATCCTCGACCTCGTGCAGCGGTCCGTTGCCATGCCCGCGCGCGATGGCCCGCGAAACCGGATGATCCGAGCGGGCGGCCAAGCTGGCGGCCAGACGCGCGGTCTCGGGCGATGCAGGCGATTCGCCTGCGATGGCGGGCGATGCCTTGTCCGGGGCGGACCGCGGCGCGCCGCCGGTCAGGGGGACGCCAGCGGTCGGGATCGCCACCAGATCGGTCAATGCCGGCTTGCCGTGCGTCAACGTGCCGGTCTTGTCGAAGGCCAGCCAGCGCAATTTACGGCCGTTCTCCAGGTAAACGCCGCCCTTGATCAGGATGCCGCGACGCGACGCGGCGGTCAGGCCGCTGACGACGCTGACCGGGGTGGAGATCACCAGCGCGCAAGGGCAGGCGATGATCAGCAGCGCCAGGGCGCGATACACCGCTTCGGCCCAGGGCTGCGCCCACAGCAGCGGAGGTACGCAGGCGGCCAGTACCGCGAGCACCACCACCGCGGGCGTGTAGATGCGGGAGAACCGATCGATGAAGCGCTGCATGGGCGCGCGCGACGCCGCCGCCTGTTCGACCGAGTGGATGATGCGGGCCAGCGTGGTGTCCTGCGCCGCCGCGGTGACGCGGTATTCGAACGAACCTTCCGCGTTGACGGTCGCCGCGTAGACGGGATCGCCGGCCGTCTTGTCCGCGGGCAGGCTTTCGCCGGTGATGGCCGACTGATCGACGGCCGACCGTCCGGCCACGACGACGCCATCGGCGGCGATGCGCTCGCCGGGCCGCACGCGCACGATATCGCCGACCGCCAGTTCGGCCGCCGGCACCTCGCGCCAGGCGCCGTTTTCCCGCCGGGTCGCGGTGGGGGGCGCCAGATCGAGCAGGCCGCGCACCGCGTGCCGCGCGCGATCCAGCGAACGGGCTTCGATCTGTTCGGCGACATTGAACAGGAACATCACCATGGCGGCCTCGGGCCATTGCCCGATGACGGCCGCGCCGGTGACGGCGATGCTCATCAGGGCATTGATGTTCAAATTGCCGTTGCGCACGGCGATCCAGCCCTTGCGATACGTGTTCAGCCCGCAGGCCAGCACGGACGCCACGGCCAGGACGGCGCTGACGACGCCCGGCATGCCGGTGAAATGCGCCGCCTCGGCCAGCGCCGCGAGGACGCCGGCCGCGGCCAGCAGCTTCCAGCGTGGCCGCTCGGCGGGCGGCGGCATCGCCGGGGCCTGGTCGGCCAGTACTTCGGGGGTCATGCCGACCGCGCGGATGCCGGCCAGCACCTGCTCCCGCGCGGCCGGTTCATGCGCCACGGAAAGGATGCGTCGCATCAGGTCGAAGTGCATATCGGCCACGCCAGCCATGCCGCCGAGTTTCTTGCGCAGCAAGGCCTCTTCGGTCGGGCAGTCCATTTGCCCGATGCGTATCCGGGTCAGCGTCATGCCGGCCTCGACTTCCATCGCCGGCGGCGCCGAGGCATCGGCGGGGTGATCGCCGTGGCAGCACGCCGCAGTGTGGCGATGCGCCGCAGCGTCCTGGCAGGACGACCCGGCGCCGCCGTGGGCCAGATTGTGACCATGATCGTGACTATGATCGTGACCATGACCATGATCGTGGCCATGATCGTGCGGGTGGCCGTGGGCATGTCCGTGCTCGTGCGCGTGGCAGCAATCGTCCTCCGGCCGGGAGGCCCGCACCTGGATGGGAATCGTTTTCTTGTCCATAGCGGTAATTGGACACCCTGGGGTTACTATAGGGTCAAGTCAACGAACAGGAGGATCTCCATGAAGATCGGAGAACTGGCCAAAACGGCCGGCACCACCGTGGAGACGGTCCGCTACTACGAGAAGGAAGGCCTGCTGCCCGCTCCGGAACGGGGTGCGAATAACTACCGCAGCTATGGTCCGCTGCATGTCGAGCGTCTACGCCTGATCCGCAACTGCCGCGCACTGGATATGACCCAGGATGAGATCCGGGCGATCCTCAGGCTGGCCGACAGCCAGGCGGCGAACTGCGGCCCCATCAATGAAATCTTCGAAGACCACATCCGGCACGTCGACGAACGTATCGCCGAACTGACACAGTTGAAGCGGCAATTGTCGGCGCTGCGCCAGCGCTGCCTGTCGGCGCAGCCCCACGCGGAGGACTGTGGAATCCTCCACGGCCTGGCGGAAATGCAGGTCGAGGAGCGCCCCGAACGCCATACCCACCTGGGTTGACCTCTATCGCCCGCCGCCGCGCGCGGACCGGGCTACCTCCGTACCGTAATCCCTATCGACACCCCATGACTTCCGCACCCATACACGCCCTGCATACCCGACGTTCGATGAAGTTCCTGCGCGCGCCCGCGCCGCGCCCCGAAGAACTGGACCAGATGCTGCAAGCCGCCATGTCGGCGCCGGACCACGGCGCCTTGCGCCCCTGGCGCTTCAAGCTGATCCGTGGCGAGGCCATCGGCCGGCTGGCGGATATGGCGCTGGACGCCGTCAAGCGCAGCGGCGACAAGCGCATGACGCCCGAAAAGGAAAAGTCCGTACGCGAATGGCTGGCCGGCGTGCCCTTGATGATCGCGCTGGCCCAGAAGATCGACCACGACAACGTCAAGATCCCCGAGCAGGAGCAACTGCTGGCCACCGGCGCGTCGGTGATGAACATCCTGAATGCCGCGCATATGCTGGGATATGGCGCATTCTGGAGCACCGGCCTGGGAACCTATCTGGAGCCGGTGCAGGAAGCCCTGGGCTTCGATTCCCTGGACTACCGTTTCCTGGGATTCCTGGCGATCGGCACGCCGGCCTGCGCCGTGCCGCCGGCCAATCGCCCGGATTTTCGCGAGTTCGTGTCCGATTGGACAGGCCAGCCGGCCTGAGCGCCAGCCGCTTCAGCCCGCGGCCAGTTCGTCCATGATGGGACATTCCGGGCGGCTATCGCCATGGCAATGGTCCGCCAGGTGGTGCAGCGTGTCGGCCATCTGCTGCAGCTCGCGCGCCTTGCGCTCGAGCGCCGCCACATGTTCCATGGCGATCCGTTTCACATCGCCGCTGGCCCGGCTGCGGTCGCGCCACAGGGCCAGCAGGTCGCGCATCTGTTCGACGGAGAATCCCAGGTCGCGTGCGCGCCTGATGAACCGCAGCGTATGCACGTCATGGTCGCCATAGATGCGATAGCCGGCCTCCGTGCGTTCCGGTGCGCGTGTCAGCCCGATGCTTTCGTAATAGCGGATCATTTTGGCAGTGATGCCGGATGCCGTTGCCGCTTGCCCGATATTCATGATGTTTTCGCTCCGGATGGAAGCTCCGCGCCGCGATCGCCCGCGCGTGCGCGGCCGGCGCGCGGGAGCGCCCCCTGGCCGCGGGCGTCGAAGGCCCGCAGGCGCAGGGCATTGCCGACCACGAACAGGCTGGACAGGGCCATCGCCGCCGCCGCGAAAACCGGCGACAGCGAGGGTCCATGGAACAGCGCCAGCAGCCCCGCGGCGAGCGGGATCAGCGCAACGTTGTAGATAAAGGCCCAGAACAGGTTCTGGCGGATGTTGGCCAGCGTCGCCCGGCTGATCGCCATGGCCCGCGGCACGCCCGCCGGATCTCCCGCCATCAGCACCACGGACGCGGCGTCGATGGCGACGTCGGTCCCCGTCCCGATGGCAATCCCGACATCGGCCGCCGCCAGCGCGGGAGCATCGTTGATGCCGTCGCCGACAAAAGCGAGCAGGGGACGCTCCGCCTTTGCACCGGACTTCGCCGCGCCGCCATGCCCGCCGGCTTGCTCGCGCAGCGCGCGCACCGCCTCGACCTTGCCTTCCGGCAGGACTTCGGCGCGCACGTCGTCGATTCCCAGCACGGTGGCGACCGCCCGGGCGGTGTGGCGGTTGTCGCCGGTAATCATCACGGTGCGTACGCCGGCCTCGCGCAGGGCGGCGATCGCCGCCGCCGATGTCTCGCGGATGGGGTCTTCCACCGCCATGACGGCCGCGGCGGTGCCGTCGACGGCCACGTAGATGGCGGTTTTTCCGGCCCGCGCCCAATCGTCCGCCATGCCGGCCAGGGTGCCGGCGTCGATGCCGTGTTCGCGCATCAGCCGTTCGCCGCCCACAAGCAGGCGGTGTCCCCCCACATCGCCGCGCACGCCCGCGCCGGCGATGGCGAGGAAGTCGCCGACAGGCGACGTCGCCAGCCCCGCGGTCCGGGCCGCGGCGACGATTGCCGAGGCGATCGGGTGCTCCGAAGCGGCCTGTACCGACGCCGTCCACGCCAGCACGTCCTCGCGGCGGAATCCCGGCGCCATTGCCATATCGGTCATTGCGGGCTTGCCCAGCGTCAGGGTGCCCGTCTTGTCGAAGGCAACGGTCTTGACGTCGCGCAGGCTTTGCAACGCGTCGCCCTGGCGGAACAGGACTCCCATCTCGGCGGCCCGGCCGGTTCCCACCATGATGGACATGGGTGTCGCCAGTCCCATGGCGCAGGGGCAAGCGACGATCAGCACGGCGACCGCGTGCACCAGCGCCTGCGGCAGGGCAGGCTGCGGGCCGAACGCCAGCCAGGCGAAGAACGTCACGGCGGCCACCGCCATGATGGCGGGCACGAAACGGTAGGTGATGCGGTCCACCAGGCTCTGGATGGGCAGCTTGGCGCCCTGGGCATCCTGCACCATGCGGGCGATGCGCGCCAGCGCCGTGTCCGCGCCGGTGTGCGTTACCTGGACGGTCAGCGTGCCCTGCGTGTTGAGGGTGCCGCCGGTGACCGCGTCGCCAGCGCGCTTCTCCACGGGTATCGGTTCGCCGGTGATCATGGACTCATCGATGAAGGATGTGCCGTCCAGCACCTTGCCATCGACCGGGATTTTTTCGCCGGGGCGTATCCGCACCACGTCGCCCGCGCGCACCGATTCGATGGGGACGTCCACCGTGTCCTGTCCGCGCAGGACCCTGGCCTGGCGCGGCTGCAGCGATGCCAGCCGCGCGATTGCCGCTCCGGTCCGGCCCTTGGCGCGGGCTTCCAGCAGGCGTCCCAGCAGGATCAGCGTGACAATGACCGCGGCAGCCTCGAAATACACGTGTCGCGCATCCTCGGGCAGCCATTGGGGCGCGAAAGTGGCTACCGCCGAATACAGCCACGCGCTGCCGGCGCCCACCGCGACCAGCGAGTTCATGTCGGGACCGCCACGCGCCAGGGCGGCGCCGCCCTTGAGGAAAAAATCGCGGCCGGGACCGGCCAGTACCAGCGTGGTCAGGCCCCATTGCAGCAGCCACAGGCGCGCCGTGCCGACGTACATATTTAGGCTGTGATGCAGGCCGGGAAAGATATGCCCGCCCATTTCCAGGAAGAAGACGGGCAGGGTAAGCAGAAGGGCGAGGGCAAAACGGCGGCCCAGCCGGCGGGCTTCCGCTTCGCGGGCCTGGGCCTGGCGTGCCGTTTCGTCCTCGTCGCGGACCAGGGCCCTGGCGCCGTAGCCTGCCTTGGCCACCGCGGCGACCAGGGCGTCGGCCGTGACGTCGCCGGCTGGCTGGAAGGCGACGTGCGCGCGCTCCGTGGCCAGGTTGACACTGGCGGCGCGCACACCGGGCACGGCGGACAAGGCATTTTCGACACGCTTGACGCAGGACGCGCAGGTCATGCCTTCTATGGACAGATCCAGGCCGGCGCCGGGTTCGGGAGAGGGTTTCATGTCGGCTTCCAGATAAAGAATGCTGCCTAGTCTGATCCTTCCCATAATGGTAAGGTCAAGCCACGGGCAGCGCCAGCGCGGTGTTGACCTTGCCATCATAGGAAGGTGTAGCCTTTCAACATCGTCGGGGCGTATCGCCCCGCGTGAAGGCGGCACGTCGCCGCTATCCGCTTGAAGGAGTCATGATGGTCCTGCAATATCAAGTCCCCGACATGTCCTGCGATCACTGTGTCAAGGCGATTACCCGGGCGGTAACCGAAGCCCTGCCTGGCGCGGCGGTTCGGGTGGAACTGTCCGATCACCGCGTGACGGTGACCGGCACGGAAGACAAGCCGACCGTGGAACGCGCAATACGGGGCGCGGGCTACACGCCCACGCCGGTCTAGCCCTGTGGAGGGGCGTCATTGAAGCAAGCTATCGATTTATAAGAATTATTAAATTTGATGTTTCGATAGAGGATATTTATTATTCATCCATGGCGTCCTTGCCCCAACCCGAATCCGGAGATTTACCGATGCTGCAAGCCCGCGAAGGCCAACGTGTTCCCAACGTCACTTTCCCCGTCCGCGAAGACAACGCGTGGAAACAGGTGTCGAGCGACGATATCTTCAAGAACAAGACTGTCGTCGTCTTTTCGCTGCCCGGCGCTTTCACGCCGACCTGCTCGTCCACGCACCTGCCGCGCTACAACGAATTGGCGCCCGCCTTTTTCGCCAACGGTGTCGACAGCATCGTGTGCGTTTCGGTGAACGACACCTTCGTCATGAACGAATGGGCGAAGGACCAGGAATCGTCGAACATCACATTGCTGCCGGACGGTAATGGCGACTTCACCGAAGGCATGGGGATGCTGGTCGACAAGCGCAACCTGGGCTTCGGCAAGCGCAGCTGGCGCTATTCCATGCTGGTGCGCGACGGCGTGGTCGAAAAAATGTTCATCGAACCGGAAAAGGACGGCGATCCTTTCGAAGTTTCCGATGCCGATACCATGCTGAACTACCTTGCCCCCGAGGCCCGCAAGCCGGATCAGGTCGTGGTGTTTTCCAAGCCCGGCTGCCCGTTCTGCATCGAAGCGAAGGCGCTGCTGGATAGCAAGGGTTACGCGACGATCGACATCCCGCTCGAAAACAAAGTGCGTGGCCGGGTGATCGGTGCCGTGTCGGGCAAGGCCACCGCGCCGCAGGTCTTCATCAATGGCGCGCTGATCGGCGGCCTGGAAGAACTCAAGGCGCATTTCGCCTGAGCCTCCGGCCGCGGACGGACATGACCTCGCAATAACATCATCCGAGCATCATAAGGATTACGCATGAAAACCTTGCACACCGATGTGGCCGTTATCGGCGCCGGCACTGCGGGCCTGGGCGCCTATCGCGCGGCGGTGGCCGCGGGCAAGCGCGCCGTGATCATAGAGGGCGGGCAATACGGCACGACCTGCGCGCGGATCGGCTGCATGCCCTCCAAGCTGCTGATCGCGGCCGCCGAGGCGGCACATGCCGCCGCGCATGGCGCGCCCTTCGGCGTGCACGTGGACGGCAAGGTGCGTGTCGATGGACGCGAGGTCATGGACCGCGTCAAGCGGGAACGCGACCGCTTCGTGGGCTTCG
Above is a genomic segment from Bordetella genomosp. 11 containing:
- a CDS encoding heavy metal translocating P-type ATPase; translated protein: MDKKTIPIQVRASRPEDDCCHAHEHGHAHGHPHDHGHDHGHGHDHSHDHGHNLAHGGAGSSCQDAAAHRHTAACCHGDHPADASAPPAMEVEAGMTLTRIRIGQMDCPTEEALLRKKLGGMAGVADMHFDLMRRILSVAHEPAAREQVLAGIRAVGMTPEVLADQAPAMPPPAERPRWKLLAAAGVLAALAEAAHFTGMPGVVSAVLAVASVLACGLNTYRKGWIAVRNGNLNINALMSIAVTGAAVIGQWPEAAMVMFLFNVAEQIEARSLDRARHAVRGLLDLAPPTATRRENGAWREVPAAELAVGDIVRVRPGERIAADGVVVAGRSAVDQSAITGESLPADKTAGDPVYAATVNAEGSFEYRVTAAAQDTTLARIIHSVEQAAASRAPMQRFIDRFSRIYTPAVVVLAVLAACVPPLLWAQPWAEAVYRALALLIIACPCALVISTPVSVVSGLTAASRRGILIKGGVYLENGRKLRWLAFDKTGTLTHGKPALTDLVAIPTAGVPLTGGAPRSAPDKASPAIAGESPASPETARLAASLAARSDHPVSRAIARGHGNGPLHEVEDFAALPGRGVRGRIDGTRYHLGNRRLMNEQGWETPALTQVLDALEAQGKTAVVLCGDDGAIAVAAVADTVRPESRAAIGMLHRLGVRTLMLSGDNTAAVRAVAGQLDIADARGDQLPEDKLAALESRMRDGLVGMAGDGINDAPALARADIGFAMGAAGTGTAIETADVALMDDDPRKVAEFVALSRATHRVLVQNIVLALGIKAVFLVLALSGLATLWMAVFADVGTSLLVVANGLRLLRAGNAPPAVRYARSGTAGHASSRTNESESLLTRFPSQ
- the cadR gene encoding Cd(II)/Pb(II)-responsive transcriptional regulator, translated to MKIGELAKTAGTTVETVRYYEKEGLLPAPERGANNYRSYGPLHVERLRLIRNCRALDMTQDEIRAILRLADSQAANCGPINEIFEDHIRHVDERIAELTQLKRQLSALRQRCLSAQPHAEDCGILHGLAEMQVEERPERHTHLG
- a CDS encoding nitroreductase family protein; translation: MTSAPIHALHTRRSMKFLRAPAPRPEELDQMLQAAMSAPDHGALRPWRFKLIRGEAIGRLADMALDAVKRSGDKRMTPEKEKSVREWLAGVPLMIALAQKIDHDNVKIPEQEQLLATGASVMNILNAAHMLGYGAFWSTGLGTYLEPVQEALGFDSLDYRFLGFLAIGTPACAVPPANRPDFREFVSDWTGQPA
- the cueR gene encoding Cu(I)-responsive transcriptional regulator; translation: MNIGQAATASGITAKMIRYYESIGLTRAPERTEAGYRIYGDHDVHTLRFIRRARDLGFSVEQMRDLLALWRDRSRASGDVKRIAMEHVAALERKARELQQMADTLHHLADHCHGDSRPECPIMDELAAG
- a CDS encoding heavy metal translocating P-type ATPase — translated: MKPSPEPGAGLDLSIEGMTCASCVKRVENALSAVPGVRAASVNLATERAHVAFQPAGDVTADALVAAVAKAGYGARALVRDEDETARQAQAREAEARRLGRRFALALLLTLPVFFLEMGGHIFPGLHHSLNMYVGTARLWLLQWGLTTLVLAGPGRDFFLKGGAALARGGPDMNSLVAVGAGSAWLYSAVATFAPQWLPEDARHVYFEAAAVIVTLILLGRLLEARAKGRTGAAIARLASLQPRQARVLRGQDTVDVPIESVRAGDVVRIRPGEKIPVDGKVLDGTSFIDESMITGEPIPVEKRAGDAVTGGTLNTQGTLTVQVTHTGADTALARIARMVQDAQGAKLPIQSLVDRITYRFVPAIMAVAAVTFFAWLAFGPQPALPQALVHAVAVLIVACPCAMGLATPMSIMVGTGRAAEMGVLFRQGDALQSLRDVKTVAFDKTGTLTLGKPAMTDMAMAPGFRREDVLAWTASVQAASEHPIASAIVAAARTAGLATSPVGDFLAIAGAGVRGDVGGHRLLVGGERLMREHGIDAGTLAGMADDWARAGKTAIYVAVDGTAAAVMAVEDPIRETSAAAIAALREAGVRTVMITGDNRHTARAVATVLGIDDVRAEVLPEGKVEAVRALREQAGGHGGAAKSGAKAERPLLAFVGDGINDAPALAAADVGIAIGTGTDVAIDAASVVLMAGDPAGVPRAMAISRATLANIRQNLFWAFIYNVALIPLAAGLLALFHGPSLSPVFAAAAMALSSLFVVGNALRLRAFDARGQGALPRAGRARAGDRGAELPSGAKTS
- a CDS encoding heavy-metal-associated domain-containing protein translates to MMVLQYQVPDMSCDHCVKAITRAVTEALPGAAVRVELSDHRVTVTGTEDKPTVERAIRGAGYTPTPV
- a CDS encoding glutathione peroxidase, which gives rise to MLQAREGQRVPNVTFPVREDNAWKQVSSDDIFKNKTVVVFSLPGAFTPTCSSTHLPRYNELAPAFFANGVDSIVCVSVNDTFVMNEWAKDQESSNITLLPDGNGDFTEGMGMLVDKRNLGFGKRSWRYSMLVRDGVVEKMFIEPEKDGDPFEVSDADTMLNYLAPEARKPDQVVVFSKPGCPFCIEAKALLDSKGYATIDIPLENKVRGRVIGAVSGKATAPQVFINGALIGGLEELKAHFA